The following is a genomic window from Sporosarcina jeotgali.
GTTCTACGATGAATGCAGAGAACTTATCACCGTCGATTTTCGCATAGACAACGAATACATCCGCAAATCCAGCGTTCGTGATCCACTGCTTTTCACCATTCAATACGTAGTGAGTACCCGCTGCGTTCAACTTCGCAGTCGTTTTAGCTCCAAGAGCATCTGATCCTGAACCTGGCTCAGTTAACGCGTATGCAGAAATTTTGTCTCCTGCTACAGAGTTCGGCAAGTATTTCTTCTTTTGCTCTTCATTACCGAACAATACGATTGGAAGCGTACCGATTCCAACGTGTGCACCGTGAGTGATTGAGAATCCGCCTGCTACTGCAAGTTTTTCTGAGATTAATGCAGATGAGATTTTATCCAATCCCAGGCCGTCATATTCTTCAGGAACATCTGCGCCTAGAAGGCCCAGATCCCCGGCAGATTTAAGAAGTTTTACGGAATGCTCAAATTCATGATTTTCCAACTTATCCACAACTGGAAGCACTTCGTTTTTCACGTAGTCTTCCGCAGTTTTCGCGATCATCTTCTGCTCGTCAGAAAAGTCTTCAGGAGTGAATACGCGATCCGGTGTAATGTCTTCAGTTAAAAACGCTCCGCCTTTAATTAGCTCATTTGTCGTAGTCTCAGTCATTTCTAGTTCCTCCTCTATTTTACGTTCCTAGTTTGCTTATAATAATTCAAACACGCCAGCTGCGCCCATTCCGCCGCCGATACACATCGTAACGACACCGAATTGCTTGCCTTGACGCTTCAGTTCACTCATCATACGCACCGTCAAAATCGTACCTGTAGCACCAAGCGGGTGACCGAGTGCAATTGCACCGCCATTCACATTCACTTTGCTTGTGTCCAGCTTCAATTCACGGATGACTTGAAGCGATTGGGATGCGAATGCTTCGTTCAATTCCCATACGTCAATATCTTCAATCGATAGTCCAGCGATTTTCAGGGCCTTAGGAATCGCAGCGATCGGTCCGATTCCCATAATTTCAGGTGGTACGCCTGCTACTGCAAACGAACGGAACTTCGCGATTGGCGTAAGCCCTTCCGCCACAGCTTTTTCGCGATCCATGACCAGTACAGATGCTGCTCCGTCAGACGTTTGTGAAGCATTACCGGCAGTAACGGTTCCTGTTACGGAGAATGCAGGACGCAGTTTCGCCAGGATTTCAGTAGTCGTACCGCGACGCACGCCTTCATCCATCGAAAACGTCTCTTTTTTCTCTGCGAATTTCCCATTGCTGTCGACATATCCTTTTGTAAATTCGACTGGGACAATTTCGTCATCGAACTTTCCAGCGTCAATCGCCGCTGCTGCACGACGATGGGATTCAACCGCAAACGCATCTTGGTCGTCACGGCTGATTCCATATTTTACGGCAACTTGCTCGGCAGTATGCCCCATTCCCATGTAATATTCAGGTGCTTCTTCAGCAAGCTTTGCATTCGGGCGAACGGTATTGCCCATCATTGGAACCATACTCATAGATTCTGCACCGCCTGCTAGGATGGCTTCAGAGTGTCCGAGCATGATCCGCTCAGCTGCATACGCAATGGACTGGAGTCCTGATGAACAAAACCGGTTAATCGTAATCGCTGGTGTCGTGTCTGGCAATCCCGCCAGTGCACCGATGTTACGCGCCATATTCATGCCTTGTTCTGCTTCTGGCATTGCGCAGCCGATGATCAGGTCTTCAATCGGACCGTCATAACCTCCTGCGCGTTTTAGTGTTTCTTTTATAGTAAGAGCTCCTAGATCATCTGGTCGGACTGTCGCAAGCGATCCTCTGCCTGCCTTGCCGACCGGTGTGCGGGAACCCGCTACGATTACTGCTTCACGCATTGTATTTCCTCCTCTAAAAGTTCTGATTCATCAGTTACGCAATGGTTTGCCTTTGACAAGCATGTGCTGCATACGTGCTTGTGACTTCGGCTCTGCTACAAGGCTCAAGAACGCTTCCCGCTCTAAGTCCAGCAAGTACTGCTCATCGACTAGTGTGCCGTATGGCAGTTTCCCTCCAGCCAATACATATGCGAGTTTCTTCGCAATCTTCATATCATGATCGCTGATGAACCCTGACAAACGCATGCCTTCTGCACCGAGTAATAATGTTGCATAGCCGGTTTCACCAACTACCGGGAATTTCTCATGCTTTGGCGCTTGATAGCCATTGTCATAAAGCGATAGTGCTGCTTGTTTTGCATCATATAAAAGGTGATCCGCGTTGACGCTAATGCCGTCTGCGAAATCGAGGAAGTTGTTTTCACGTGCTTCATCAGCGGAAGTCGACACTTTCGCCATCGCAATGGATTCAAATACGTTGTTTGCGATGTTTTGGTAGTCTACTTGTAGGCCATTCGGCAATCCTTTTAAGTGTTTCAAATACAGACCGACGTTTCCGCCGCCGCCGGGAATGAGGCCGACACCGGCTTCAACAAGCCCGATATACGTTTCCATGGAAGCTTGGATATGAGCCGCTGGCAAGCAGACTTCCGCTCCGCCGCCCAGCGTCATTTGGAACGGTGCAGCAACGACCGGTTTTGAGGAATACTTGATTTTCATCATGGCGTTCTGGAACGTACGCACCACAAAATCGAGTTCGAAGATGTTATCATCCTGCGCTTCCATCAAGATCATTCCGAGGTTTGCACCGACACAGAAGTTCTTTCCTTGGTTGCCGATAACGAGACCTTTGTAATTCTTCTCGACTTCATCCACCGCAAAGTTGATCATTTGCATAATGTCGAGGCCAATCGCATTAGACTGTGAATGGAATTCAAGAAGTGCAATTCCGTCCCCCATGTCGATCAAGCTTGCGCCTGAATTCTTCTTGATGACGCCATGCTTTTTCTTATAGCGCTTCAAGTCGATTACTTTCTCATTAACCGGCACTGGTGAGTACCCTTCCCCGTCAAAGTAGAAGAGCTCATTGTCTTCCTCTTTATAGAACGTTTCGAATCCTTTATCGAGCAAAGATTGAGCGAATGAAGGAATCGTTTCTCCCTGTTCTTTCATCCGTTCGACCGATTTACTCACTCCGATGGCATCCCATACTTCAAACGGCCCCTGCTGCCATCCGAAGCCCCACTTCATCGCATTATCGATGGATACAATTGTATCTGCAATTTTCCTATGCATGTCAGCGGAGTAAAGAAGTGTTGGTGCCAAGATGCTCCAGAGAAGCTCACCTGTGCGATCATCTGCATACACTAATGACTTCACACGATTGCCGAGTCCTTTTTGCTGCTTCGCCATTTCAATTGAAGGCGTTTTCATTTTCTTGACCGGCCCGTATTCAAGCGTCGATGAATCGATCTCGAAGATTTCTTTGCCTTTTTTCACAAAGAATCCTTGCTTCGCTTTAGCACCGATCCAGCCATTGTCGATCATTTTCTTCATGAATTCCGGGAGTTCGAATACCTCTTGCTCTTCTCCTTCAGTCTTGTCGTAGACGTTCTTCGCAACGTGCATGAACGTATCCAGTCCGACGACATCCAGCGTACGGAATGTTGCTGATTTCGGCCGGCCGATTAGAGTACCTGTAACGGAGTCTACTTCCCCCACTGTGTAGCCGCGTTTTTCCATTTCGCGAAGGGTTACCAGAAGTCCGTAAGTTCCAATTCGATTGGCGATGAAGTTCGGTGTGTCTTTAGCTAAAACAACACCTTTTCCAAGTCGATCTTCCCCGAATGACGTCATGAACTCGATGACTTCAGTTGAAGTTGTTTTTGCCGGAATTACCTCAAGCAATTTCAAGTAACGCGGCGGATTGAAGAAATGCGTGCCCAGGAAATGTTTTTGGAAGTCTTCCGAGCGGCCTTCTGCCATAGCATCGATACTAATTCCTGATGTATTTGAAGTGACGATTGTTCCGGGTTTGCGAACAGCGTCGATTTTTTCATATAAGCCCTTTTTAACGTCCAAGTTTTCAACGATAACTTCGATGATCCAGTCCGCGTCTTTCAACTTTTCCAAGTCGTCTTCCAAGTTGCCCGCTTCAATTAAAGCCAGGTTTTTCTTAGAAGTCAGCGGTGCGGGTTTTTGTTTCAGCAGTTTCTGAATGGATCCTGAGACCATTCGATTCCGAACTGCTTTGTGCTCCAGTGTAAGTCCTTTTTTCTCTTCGTCTTCTGTTAGTTTGTTCGGAACAATGTCCAGAAGAAGAACAGGAATCCCAATATTGGCGAGGTGTGCAGCGATTCCAGACCCCATCACGCCAGATCCGATTACAGCTGCTTTCTTAATTTGATAAGCCACGTGAAAATCCTCCCTTTGCTTTTGAATGAATGCTCATTCATTTTGTGGGTAAAAAAAATAGAAACCTTTTCTATGAATCTAAGTGTAGACTATTTCCAGCGTTTTCGCAATATTTAAATCCGAAAAATAATGATTGCCTTCATGCGAAACAAGTTGATAGTCTGAAAGCGCTTTTCATTGTACACTGAGGGTATGAAAGGAGTCGAATATATATGGATTCAATTACAACCGCAAAACAATTCGATGACATTATTAACGAACCATCACGCTCAGTTATTAAATTTCAAGCAGGATGGTGCCCGGACTGTCGAGTGATGGACATGTTCATCGGACCGATTACAGAAGAATACGACCAGTACGATTGGTATGATGTAGACCGCGATGTGCTTCCTGAAATTGCAGAAAAGTATGATGTGATGGGGATTCCAAGCTTACTCATTTTTGAAAACGGAGAGAAAAAAGCGCACTTGCACAGTGCTAATGCAAAATCTCCAGAGCAAGTAACAAGCTTCCTTGAAGGTTTGACAATTTAAACCGTGCCTGCGATTCAACCGGCTGCCTTGCAGTCGGTTATTTTTATGTATTTTTTTGAAAATCAGTTATACTTGAGAA
Proteins encoded in this region:
- a CDS encoding 3-hydroxyacyl-CoA dehydrogenase/enoyl-CoA hydratase family protein — its product is MAYQIKKAAVIGSGVMGSGIAAHLANIGIPVLLLDIVPNKLTEDEEKKGLTLEHKAVRNRMVSGSIQKLLKQKPAPLTSKKNLALIEAGNLEDDLEKLKDADWIIEVIVENLDVKKGLYEKIDAVRKPGTIVTSNTSGISIDAMAEGRSEDFQKHFLGTHFFNPPRYLKLLEVIPAKTTSTEVIEFMTSFGEDRLGKGVVLAKDTPNFIANRIGTYGLLVTLREMEKRGYTVGEVDSVTGTLIGRPKSATFRTLDVVGLDTFMHVAKNVYDKTEGEEQEVFELPEFMKKMIDNGWIGAKAKQGFFVKKGKEIFEIDSSTLEYGPVKKMKTPSIEMAKQQKGLGNRVKSLVYADDRTGELLWSILAPTLLYSADMHRKIADTIVSIDNAMKWGFGWQQGPFEVWDAIGVSKSVERMKEQGETIPSFAQSLLDKGFETFYKEEDNELFYFDGEGYSPVPVNEKVIDLKRYKKKHGVIKKNSGASLIDMGDGIALLEFHSQSNAIGLDIMQMINFAVDEVEKNYKGLVIGNQGKNFCVGANLGMILMEAQDDNIFELDFVVRTFQNAMMKIKYSSKPVVAAPFQMTLGGGAEVCLPAAHIQASMETYIGLVEAGVGLIPGGGGNVGLYLKHLKGLPNGLQVDYQNIANNVFESIAMAKVSTSADEARENNFLDFADGISVNADHLLYDAKQAALSLYDNGYQAPKHEKFPVVGETGYATLLLGAEGMRLSGFISDHDMKIAKKLAYVLAGGKLPYGTLVDEQYLLDLEREAFLSLVAEPKSQARMQHMLVKGKPLRN
- a CDS encoding thioredoxin family protein; the protein is MDSITTAKQFDDIINEPSRSVIKFQAGWCPDCRVMDMFIGPITEEYDQYDWYDVDRDVLPEIAEKYDVMGIPSLLIFENGEKKAHLHSANAKSPEQVTSFLEGLTI
- a CDS encoding acetyl-CoA C-acetyltransferase; the protein is MREAVIVAGSRTPVGKAGRGSLATVRPDDLGALTIKETLKRAGGYDGPIEDLIIGCAMPEAEQGMNMARNIGALAGLPDTTPAITINRFCSSGLQSIAYAAERIMLGHSEAILAGGAESMSMVPMMGNTVRPNAKLAEEAPEYYMGMGHTAEQVAVKYGISRDDQDAFAVESHRRAAAAIDAGKFDDEIVPVEFTKGYVDSNGKFAEKKETFSMDEGVRRGTTTEILAKLRPAFSVTGTVTAGNASQTSDGAASVLVMDREKAVAEGLTPIAKFRSFAVAGVPPEIMGIGPIAAIPKALKIAGLSIEDIDVWELNEAFASQSLQVIRELKLDTSKVNVNGGAIALGHPLGATGTILTVRMMSELKRQGKQFGVVTMCIGGGMGAAGVFELL